One segment of Anser cygnoides isolate HZ-2024a breed goose chromosome 5, Taihu_goose_T2T_genome, whole genome shotgun sequence DNA contains the following:
- the SEL1L gene encoding protein sel-1 homolog 1 isoform X1 codes for MTAAQRPSPRPINAGHVARAAPRASCVQHRRQPPLASRQRGDRIGGAGRGGRGQGAGLGLRLRRRPGGGGGGGGGMGRLRLLLLLGAAALGAAALAAADEEGNQDESLEPKTLAAEDQVKDHSTGTRVVAGQIFLESGKSDSQSEDEENFHSQEEEKDNSLEELNSLEMSNLLNKDLEEAEIQSPVLTAIGGTADGEPCRFPFLFMEKEYAECTADGREDGRLWCATTYDYKKDQKWGFCETEEQSNKRRQMQEAEDVYQTGMKILNESSKKAQKKEAYQYLLKAADMNHTKAMEKVSYALLFGDYLKQNIQSSKELFEKLTEEGSPKGQMALGFLYASGLGVNSSQAKALVYYTFGALGGNLIAHMILGYRYWAGIGVLQSCESALTHYRLVANHVASDISLTGGTVVQRIRLADEVENPGMASGMLEEDLIQYYQFLAEKGDVQAQVGLGQLHLHGGRGVEQNHQRAFEYFNQAANAGNSHAMAFLGKMYSEGSDVVPQSNETALQYFKKAADMGNPVGQSGLGMAYLYGRGVPVNYELALKYFQKAAEQGWVDGQLQLGSMYYNGIGVKRDYKQALKYFNLASQGGHILAFYNLAQMHATGTGVMRSCHTAVELFKNVCERGRWSERLMTAYNSYKDGDSNSAVVQYLLLAEQGYEVAQSNAAFILDQKEASIVGENETYPRALLHWNRAASQGYTVARIKLGDYHFYGFGTDVDYETAFIHYRLASEQQHSAQAMFNLGYMHEKGLGIKQDIHLAKRFYDMAAEASPDAQVPVFLALCKLGVIYSVQYVREINIREVFSHIDMDQLLGPEWDLYLMTIITLLLGTIIAYRQRQHQAIPRPAGLRPAVPQQEPPPEHQPPQ; via the exons ATGACAGCCGCTCAACGCCCTTCCCCCCGGCCAATAAACGCGGGCCATGTAGCACGAGCCGCTCCCCGGGCGAGCTGCGTGCAGCACCGCCGCCAGCCGCCGCTCGCCTCCCGTCAGCGCGGGGACCGGATTGGTGGAGCCGgacggggggggcggggccagggggCCGGGCTCGGGCTCCGGCTCCGGCGGCggccgggaggaggaggcggcggcggcggcgggatgGGGCGGCtgcgcctgctgctgctgctgggcgccGCCGCGCTCGGGGCCGCCGCGCTGGCGGCAGCCG ATGAAGAGGGAAATCAAGATGAATCCCTGGAGCCAAAG ACTTTAGCTGCAGAGGACCAGGTAAAGGACCATTCCACAGGAACTCGAGTGGTAGCAGGTCAGATCTTCCTTGAATCAGGGAAGTCAGACTCTCAATCTGAGGATGAAGAGAACTTTCACagtcaagaggaagaaaaagacaattcACTGGAAGAGTTGAACTCTCTAGAAATGTCCAACCTATTAAATAAGGATttggaagaagcagaaatacagaGTCCAG ttttgacagCTATTGGAGGCACTGCGGATGGTGAACCTTGTCGCTTCCCCTTTTTGTTTATGGAGAAGGAGTATGCAGAGTGCACTGCAGATGGGAGGGAAGATGGCAGGCTTTGGTGCGCAACAACCTATGATTACAAGAAGGATCAAAAGTGGGGCTTCTGTGAAA ctgaagagCAGTCTAATAAGAGAAGGCAAATGCAAGAAGCTGAGGATGTCTATCAGACTGGAATGAAAATCCTTaatgaaagcagcaaaaaggCTCAGAAGAAAGA AGCATATCAGTATCTCCTGAAAGCAGCTGACATGAATCATACGAAGGCAATGGAGAAAGTCTCTTATGCTTTGTTGTTCGGGGATTATCTGAAGCAGAACATACAGTCATCAaaagaattatttgaaaaactAACAGAAGAAGGTTCTCCCAAAGGACAAATG gcTCTTGGATTTCTGTATGCATCTGGTCTAGGAGTCAATTCTAGTCAAGCTAAG gCCCTGGTCTATTACACTTTTGGAGCTTTAGGAGGAAATCTGATAGCCCATATGATCTTG gGTTACCGGTACTGGGCTGGGATAGGAGTCCTTCAAAGCTGTGAATCTGCTCTCACTCACTACAGACTTGTAGCTAATCATG TTGCTAGTGACATTTCATTGACTGGTGGCACAGTGGTTCAGCGAATTCGCTTAGCAGATGAAGTAGAAAATCCAGGAATGGCAAGTGGAATGCTGGAAGAAGACTTGATTCAATATTACCAGTTTTTAGCAGAGAAAGGAGATGTACAAGCACAG gttGGTCTTGGACAATTGCACTTGCATGGAGGAAGAGGAGTAGAGCAAAATCATCAG CGAGCATTTGAGTACTTCAATCAAGCAGCTAATGCTGGTAACTCACATGCTATGGCCTTTCTGGGAAAG atgtACTCAGAAGGAAGTGATGTTGTACCTCAGAGCAATGAAACAGCTCTTCAGTATTTCAAGAAAGCTGCTGATATG gGTAATCCAGTTGGACAGAGTGGATTAGGAATGGCTTACTTGTATGGAAGAGGTGTTCCAGTG AACTATGAGCTAGCACTGAAGTATTTCCAGAAGGCTGCAGAACAGGGATGGGTTGATGGACAACTTCAACTAGGTTCCATGTATTACA ATGGTATTGGAGTCAAGAGAGACTATAAACAAgctttgaagtattttaatttgGCCTCCCAGGGTGGCCATATTCTGGCTTTTTATAATCTGGCTCAGATGCACGCTACTGGCACTGGAGTGATGCGATCCTGTCATACTGCTGTTGAG ttgTTTAAGAACGTTTGCGAACGGGGACGCTGGTCTGAAAGACTTATGACTGCCTACAACAGCTATAAAGATGGTGACTCAAATTCTGCTGTTGTTCAGTATCTTCTTTTGGCAGAACAAGGCTATGAAGTTGCACAAAGCAATGCTGCTTTCATACTTGATCAGA AAGAAGCTAGCATAGTTGGAGAAAATGAAACGTATCCTCGAGCTTTGCTTCACTGGAATAGAGCGGCTTCTCAAG GATATACAGTTGCAAGAATTAAACTTGGAGATTACCATTTTTATGGGTTTGGTACCGATGTTGATTATGAAACCGCATTTATTCACTATCGACTAGCATCGGAGCAACAGCACAGCGCCCAAGCCATGTTTAATCTGGGCTACATGCATGAGAAGGGACTGGGCATCAAGCAG GATATTCATCTTGCAAAACGATTTTATGACATGGCAGCTGAAGCAAGCCCAGATGCTCAGGTTCCAGTCTTCCTAGCACTTTGCAAGCTTGGAGTGATTTATTCTGTGCAGTATGTTCGAGAAATTAAT
- the SEL1L gene encoding protein sel-1 homolog 1 isoform X2, whose product MTAAQRPSPRPINAGHVARAAPRASCVQHRRQPPLASRQRGDRIGGAGRGGRGQGAGLGLRLRRRPGGGGGGGGGMGRLRLLLLLGAAALGAAALAAADEEGNQDESLEPKTLAAEDQVKDHSTGTRVVAGQIFLESGKSDSQSEDEENFHSQEEEKDNSLEELNSLEMSNLLNKDLEEAEIQSPVLTAIGGTADGEPCRFPFLFMEKEYAECTADGREDGRLWCATTYDYKKDQKWGFCETEEQSNKRRQMQEAEDVYQTGMKILNESSKKAQKKEAYQYLLKAADMNHTKAMEKVSYALLFGDYLKQNIQSSKELFEKLTEEGSPKGQMALGFLYASGLGVNSSQAKALVYYTFGALGGNLIAHMILGYRYWAGIGVLQSCESALTHYRLVANHVASDISLTGGTVVQRIRLADEVENPGMASGMLEEDLIQYYQFLAEKGDVQAQVGLGQLHLHGGRGVEQNHQRAFEYFNQAANAGNSHAMAFLGKMYSEGSDVVPQSNETALQYFKKAADMGNPVGQSGLGMAYLYGRGVPVNYELALKYFQKAAEQGWVDGQLQLGSMYYNGIGVKRDYKQALKYFNLASQGGHILAFYNLAQMHATGTGVMRSCHTAVELFKNVCERGRWSERLMTAYNSYKDGDSNSAVVQYLLLAEQGYEVAQSNAAFILDQKASIVGENETYPRALLHWNRAASQGYTVARIKLGDYHFYGFGTDVDYETAFIHYRLASEQQHSAQAMFNLGYMHEKGLGIKQDIHLAKRFYDMAAEASPDAQVPVFLALCKLGVIYSVQYVREINIREVFSHIDMDQLLGPEWDLYLMTIITLLLGTIIAYRQRQHQAIPRPAGLRPAVPQQEPPPEHQPPQ is encoded by the exons ATGACAGCCGCTCAACGCCCTTCCCCCCGGCCAATAAACGCGGGCCATGTAGCACGAGCCGCTCCCCGGGCGAGCTGCGTGCAGCACCGCCGCCAGCCGCCGCTCGCCTCCCGTCAGCGCGGGGACCGGATTGGTGGAGCCGgacggggggggcggggccagggggCCGGGCTCGGGCTCCGGCTCCGGCGGCggccgggaggaggaggcggcggcggcggcgggatgGGGCGGCtgcgcctgctgctgctgctgggcgccGCCGCGCTCGGGGCCGCCGCGCTGGCGGCAGCCG ATGAAGAGGGAAATCAAGATGAATCCCTGGAGCCAAAG ACTTTAGCTGCAGAGGACCAGGTAAAGGACCATTCCACAGGAACTCGAGTGGTAGCAGGTCAGATCTTCCTTGAATCAGGGAAGTCAGACTCTCAATCTGAGGATGAAGAGAACTTTCACagtcaagaggaagaaaaagacaattcACTGGAAGAGTTGAACTCTCTAGAAATGTCCAACCTATTAAATAAGGATttggaagaagcagaaatacagaGTCCAG ttttgacagCTATTGGAGGCACTGCGGATGGTGAACCTTGTCGCTTCCCCTTTTTGTTTATGGAGAAGGAGTATGCAGAGTGCACTGCAGATGGGAGGGAAGATGGCAGGCTTTGGTGCGCAACAACCTATGATTACAAGAAGGATCAAAAGTGGGGCTTCTGTGAAA ctgaagagCAGTCTAATAAGAGAAGGCAAATGCAAGAAGCTGAGGATGTCTATCAGACTGGAATGAAAATCCTTaatgaaagcagcaaaaaggCTCAGAAGAAAGA AGCATATCAGTATCTCCTGAAAGCAGCTGACATGAATCATACGAAGGCAATGGAGAAAGTCTCTTATGCTTTGTTGTTCGGGGATTATCTGAAGCAGAACATACAGTCATCAaaagaattatttgaaaaactAACAGAAGAAGGTTCTCCCAAAGGACAAATG gcTCTTGGATTTCTGTATGCATCTGGTCTAGGAGTCAATTCTAGTCAAGCTAAG gCCCTGGTCTATTACACTTTTGGAGCTTTAGGAGGAAATCTGATAGCCCATATGATCTTG gGTTACCGGTACTGGGCTGGGATAGGAGTCCTTCAAAGCTGTGAATCTGCTCTCACTCACTACAGACTTGTAGCTAATCATG TTGCTAGTGACATTTCATTGACTGGTGGCACAGTGGTTCAGCGAATTCGCTTAGCAGATGAAGTAGAAAATCCAGGAATGGCAAGTGGAATGCTGGAAGAAGACTTGATTCAATATTACCAGTTTTTAGCAGAGAAAGGAGATGTACAAGCACAG gttGGTCTTGGACAATTGCACTTGCATGGAGGAAGAGGAGTAGAGCAAAATCATCAG CGAGCATTTGAGTACTTCAATCAAGCAGCTAATGCTGGTAACTCACATGCTATGGCCTTTCTGGGAAAG atgtACTCAGAAGGAAGTGATGTTGTACCTCAGAGCAATGAAACAGCTCTTCAGTATTTCAAGAAAGCTGCTGATATG gGTAATCCAGTTGGACAGAGTGGATTAGGAATGGCTTACTTGTATGGAAGAGGTGTTCCAGTG AACTATGAGCTAGCACTGAAGTATTTCCAGAAGGCTGCAGAACAGGGATGGGTTGATGGACAACTTCAACTAGGTTCCATGTATTACA ATGGTATTGGAGTCAAGAGAGACTATAAACAAgctttgaagtattttaatttgGCCTCCCAGGGTGGCCATATTCTGGCTTTTTATAATCTGGCTCAGATGCACGCTACTGGCACTGGAGTGATGCGATCCTGTCATACTGCTGTTGAG ttgTTTAAGAACGTTTGCGAACGGGGACGCTGGTCTGAAAGACTTATGACTGCCTACAACAGCTATAAAGATGGTGACTCAAATTCTGCTGTTGTTCAGTATCTTCTTTTGGCAGAACAAGGCTATGAAGTTGCACAAAGCAATGCTGCTTTCATACTTGATCAGA AAGCTAGCATAGTTGGAGAAAATGAAACGTATCCTCGAGCTTTGCTTCACTGGAATAGAGCGGCTTCTCAAG GATATACAGTTGCAAGAATTAAACTTGGAGATTACCATTTTTATGGGTTTGGTACCGATGTTGATTATGAAACCGCATTTATTCACTATCGACTAGCATCGGAGCAACAGCACAGCGCCCAAGCCATGTTTAATCTGGGCTACATGCATGAGAAGGGACTGGGCATCAAGCAG GATATTCATCTTGCAAAACGATTTTATGACATGGCAGCTGAAGCAAGCCCAGATGCTCAGGTTCCAGTCTTCCTAGCACTTTGCAAGCTTGGAGTGATTTATTCTGTGCAGTATGTTCGAGAAATTAAT